From Aspergillus luchuensis IFO 4308 DNA, chromosome 2, nearly complete sequence:
AGCTACGTGAACGACGAAATCTGCCGCTCGTCATCGCTGAGCAGCAACGTCAGTTCGAACAGCAGTTCTTGACCCCGGTGGGGTCTGAGGATTTGCTCGAGGATGATGCCGCATCGGCGGGTATTGTTCGTTCCAGGACTGCCCGGCCCCATCGACGTTGGTACGCTCCATGGGATACAACTTCGCCTAGCGCCTCTGGGCAAGTCACAGACCATCATGCTGGATCGGGATCGGGCTCCCTCCGGAAAATGATCCGTCCACCTCTGGATAAGGCCCGATCACTCTTTGTGCTGCCGACCACGACCACTACTGGGGAAAGTGTGCTGGTTTCATACTGGATGCCCCAGGGAGCTCCTATTTTGCCGCCTTCAGGTTCGATTGCtgaaagagggagagttgCTGATGTTAAAACCGGAGCTGGATACCTGTCAGTTGAGCGATACCATCGGCGATGCCATTCGGAGCAGCCTCGGTCGTGGAAAAGGCCCAGCGCCACGTTGTGGccactggaagaggagcaatAGCTGTATAAACTGTCTGTTATTGTGTGCTGTTTTATTGATTATATTTCAGTATTCGGTTTTGACAGGTTTGCACGCATTGCATCGCGAGGGTTGCTTTCCTGGCGTTGAGTGGGCATTTTGCATGCGATGAGCTTTGTTGATGGCGGCTGCTTGTTTATTTAATGTTATAGCAAGACCAGTAGGTCATACCGAGACtagaaaatgaagaaaaggaaggtcTTCGGAGCAAGACTCATAGCATGTTCGTTTCCCGTATTCCAGTAGGATTCATTTCCCAACTCCTTGTGCTCGGAAGCGCGTGCCGGCCAGCCTCTTGGCACGGGGCACGTGAAGGGCCGTGATGTCATTGGCGAGCTCAAGAGCCTCAAGTGGGTCACTGGCCGGCGTCCCAATTGGGAAGGCCGTGTGAGACTCAGCTGGCTGCctctgtcttgtctgtcgCTGTTGTGTTGGCTTCGCTTTCAACACCATCCGCAGCGCATCGCCTACCCTATAATTCCCTCACTCATTTCATCGAGGCATTTTTGTATATCCCGCACTGGGAGCGTGACAATCTGAGCAGGGATCGTGTTTCAGATAAGAGCCATTTTCACGCAGTTGCTATTAAAAGTAATCCGTGAGTGTGTTCTCTCCGGTTCATGGTAGCctggagaggggaaggagagggagagaccAGGGTGGAGATCAGCACTAGCTGAGACTAACACTTGGGAAACCACTCCTGTGAGCCGTAAGCCCTATGTCCCGTCCCTAGTCCGAATTCGAACATCATTTCCTTTCCTGCTCGCTAAGTCCGAGCGATCATTCCTGTCTGCAAGGTGGGGGCTGAATTCTCACCCGTTCTGTTGCTTCGTGGGAAGAATT
This genomic window contains:
- a CDS encoding uncharacterized protein (COG:S;~EggNog:ENOG410Q1MV;~antiSMASH:Cluster_2.5) gives rise to the protein MPHLVHHRRRHSWPYCGPGTQLRERRNLPLVIAEQQRQFEQQFLTPVGSEDLLEDDAASAGIVRSRTARPHRRWYAPWDTTSPSASGQVTDHHAGSGSGSLRKMIRPPLDKARSLFVLPTTTTTGESVLVSYWMPQGAPILPPSGSIAERGRVADVKTGAGYLSVERYHRRCHSEQPRSWKRPSATLWPLEEEQ